The following coding sequences are from one Virgibacillus necropolis window:
- the ilvN gene encoding acetolactate synthase small subunit, giving the protein MKRIITATVQDRSGVLNRITGMLYKRQFNIDSISVGNSEIEGLSKMTFVVEVGDHQKLEQLTKQLNKQIDVIKVSDITDKAIVARELALVKVGGSGHLHAEIQGIIAPFRASVIDVSKDSLTIQITGKPNKVEALISLLRPYGIKELTKTGVTAFLRGQQPKQVTEINSFTI; this is encoded by the coding sequence ATGAAACGCATTATAACGGCTACCGTTCAGGATCGAAGTGGTGTTCTGAACCGGATCACAGGGATGTTGTATAAACGTCAGTTCAATATCGATAGCATTTCTGTCGGAAATTCAGAAATAGAAGGGCTGTCCAAAATGACATTTGTTGTGGAAGTTGGTGACCATCAAAAGCTAGAACAACTGACAAAACAATTAAATAAGCAAATTGATGTTATAAAAGTATCGGATATTACGGATAAGGCAATCGTTGCAAGAGAATTGGCGCTTGTTAAAGTAGGTGGTAGTGGTCACTTACATGCTGAAATTCAAGGAATCATAGCACCGTTTCGTGCATCTGTAATTGATGTTAGCAAGGATAGCTTAACCATACAGATAACAGGAAAGCCGAATAAAGTTGAAGCATTAATTTCATTGCTTAGACCATATGGAATAAAAGAACTGACCAAAACAGGTGTTACAGCCTTCTTAAGAGGACAACAGCCAAAACAGGTTACCGAGATAAACTCATTTACTATATAA
- the ilvB gene encoding biosynthetic-type acetolactate synthase large subunit, whose amino-acid sequence MKVEAKQEMERTKVLRTGSDLLIETLVDAEVDTLFGYPGGAVLPIYDALYRNKAPFEHVLSRHEQGSIHAAEGYARVTGKPGVVLATSGPGATNLITGITDAMMDSLPLVIFTGQVANSVIGTDAFQEADIMGITTPITKYNYQVKNVSDLPRIVKEAFHVASTGRPGPVVVDIPKNISAAITTEKFENDFYLPGYQPTKTPNPLQIVKLADALSRSKRPLLLAGAGVLSANAAEELKEFAEKYQLPVANTLLGLGSFPGSNSLSLGMAGMHGMYAANMGIYECDLLLNIGARFDDRLTGNIEHFAPNAKVAHIDIDPAEIGKNISTAIPVVADAKEALKALLTSSIGMPDHKVWKERLQSNKTNYPLWHEKSDELISPQWLLKQVYRVSNGEAIVTTDVGQHQMWAAQYYAFDKPNRWVTSGGLGTMGFGFPAAIGAQLGAPNDLVVSVVGDGGFQMTLQELSVIKERNLPVKIIIVNNEALGMVRQWQESFYEERYSESLLSQNPDFVKLAESYGIRGLKIDNENDVVETLEDVFSYDGPVVVDCRVVQLECVYPMIAPGKGIHEMIGVTK is encoded by the coding sequence GTGAAAGTTGAGGCAAAGCAAGAGATGGAACGTACGAAAGTATTAAGAACCGGGTCTGATTTATTAATTGAAACATTGGTTGATGCAGAAGTTGACACGTTATTTGGTTATCCAGGTGGAGCTGTATTACCGATTTATGATGCGCTATACCGAAATAAAGCCCCTTTTGAGCATGTACTTTCTCGTCATGAACAAGGTTCCATTCATGCGGCAGAAGGTTATGCACGTGTTACTGGAAAACCGGGTGTAGTGCTCGCTACTTCAGGACCTGGGGCAACTAATTTAATTACTGGAATTACAGATGCAATGATGGATTCGTTGCCACTGGTTATATTTACTGGTCAGGTAGCAAACAGTGTTATTGGAACGGATGCTTTTCAAGAAGCAGACATTATGGGAATAACTACACCGATTACCAAATACAATTATCAAGTGAAAAATGTATCTGATTTACCAAGAATCGTAAAAGAAGCTTTTCATGTTGCTTCAACAGGGCGACCTGGGCCAGTAGTTGTGGATATTCCTAAAAATATATCCGCTGCGATTACCACCGAAAAATTTGAAAATGACTTTTATTTACCAGGATATCAACCGACTAAGACTCCTAATCCATTACAGATTGTTAAATTAGCGGATGCTCTAAGTCGTTCAAAACGTCCATTACTACTAGCAGGTGCAGGGGTACTATCAGCGAATGCTGCAGAAGAACTGAAAGAGTTCGCTGAGAAGTATCAGCTTCCAGTAGCCAATACATTGCTTGGGCTCGGAAGCTTTCCAGGTTCTAATTCACTTTCTTTAGGGATGGCCGGAATGCACGGGATGTACGCAGCAAACATGGGAATTTATGAATGTGATTTATTACTAAATATTGGGGCAAGATTTGATGATCGTCTAACTGGCAACATCGAACATTTTGCACCAAACGCAAAAGTAGCTCACATTGATATTGATCCAGCAGAAATTGGGAAAAATATTTCAACTGCTATTCCCGTTGTGGCAGATGCAAAGGAAGCATTAAAGGCATTATTAACAAGCTCTATTGGGATGCCAGACCATAAAGTATGGAAAGAACGGTTACAGAGTAATAAAACTAATTATCCGTTATGGCATGAAAAGTCAGACGAATTAATTTCGCCGCAATGGCTACTCAAACAAGTTTATCGTGTGTCGAATGGAGAGGCGATTGTAACAACAGACGTTGGGCAACATCAAATGTGGGCAGCACAATACTACGCATTTGATAAACCTAATCGCTGGGTAACATCTGGAGGGCTAGGAACAATGGGATTTGGTTTTCCAGCAGCGATTGGTGCTCAACTTGGAGCTCCTAATGATCTGGTAGTTTCTGTGGTCGGTGACGGTGGATTTCAAATGACTCTTCAAGAATTGTCGGTCATTAAAGAAAGAAACCTACCAGTAAAAATAATCATTGTTAATAACGAGGCACTAGGAATGGTAAGACAATGGCAGGAAAGCTTTTATGAAGAAAGATATTCCGAATCGCTTCTTTCTCAGAATCCTGATTTTGTAAAACTTGCAGAAAGCTATGGGATTCGCGGATTAAAAATCGACAATGAAAATGATGTGGTCGAAACGCTTGAGGATGTATTTTCCTATGATGGGCCTGTTGTAGTTGATTGTCGAGTTGTTCAACTGGAATGTGTTTATCCGATGATTGCCCCTGGGAAAGGGATTCATGAAATGATAGGGGTGACGAAATGA
- the ilvC gene encoding ketol-acid reductoisomerase, giving the protein MSKVLYEKDIQKEVLQGKKIAVVGYGSQGHAHALNLRESGYDVVVGLRPGKSQEKAEEDGFKVLSVADAVSGADVVMVLLPDEHQPTVYFESIQPNLKPNSAIAFAHGFNIHFTQVVPPLDVDVFLVAPKGPGHLVRRTFEEGAGVPALYGVYQDVTGKAKELALAYSQGIGAARAGVLETTFQEETETDLFGEQAVLCGGVTSLIKAGFETLTEAGYQPEVAYFECMHEMKLIVDLLYEGGLENMRYSVSDTAQWGDFVSGPRVINDETKDRMKEILADVQSGEFAKGWILENQANRPKFNATNAKENQHPIEKVGRELRDLMPFVKQSLKSKQKDVKVHVTN; this is encoded by the coding sequence ATGTCAAAAGTACTTTATGAAAAAGATATCCAAAAAGAGGTATTACAAGGAAAGAAAATCGCTGTAGTAGGTTATGGGTCACAAGGGCATGCTCATGCATTGAACCTTCGCGAGAGTGGATACGATGTAGTTGTAGGACTTAGACCAGGTAAGTCTCAAGAAAAGGCGGAGGAAGATGGTTTTAAAGTTCTTTCCGTAGCAGATGCAGTAAGTGGGGCAGATGTTGTGATGGTACTTCTTCCAGATGAACATCAACCGACCGTATATTTTGAAAGTATTCAACCTAATCTTAAACCAAATAGTGCAATTGCATTCGCGCACGGATTCAATATCCACTTTACACAAGTAGTTCCACCACTCGATGTAGACGTATTTCTAGTTGCACCAAAAGGGCCGGGACATTTAGTACGCCGGACTTTTGAAGAAGGTGCGGGAGTTCCAGCACTTTATGGTGTTTATCAAGATGTTACTGGAAAGGCTAAAGAGCTTGCACTTGCATACTCACAAGGAATTGGTGCCGCTAGAGCGGGTGTTCTGGAAACAACATTCCAAGAAGAAACGGAAACAGATTTGTTTGGCGAGCAAGCCGTGCTATGCGGAGGAGTTACAAGTTTAATAAAAGCAGGGTTTGAAACATTAACAGAAGCAGGTTACCAGCCGGAAGTAGCTTACTTTGAATGTATGCACGAGATGAAGCTAATTGTTGATTTGTTGTATGAAGGTGGACTTGAAAACATGCGCTATTCCGTGTCAGATACAGCACAATGGGGAGATTTTGTATCTGGACCACGTGTAATCAATGATGAAACGAAAGATCGAATGAAAGAAATTCTTGCAGATGTACAATCTGGTGAATTTGCGAAAGGTTGGATCTTAGAGAACCAAGCTAATCGTCCTAAGTTTAATGCAACCAATGCAAAAGAAAACCAACATCCAATTGAAAAAGTAGGAAGGGAGTTACGTGACTTAATGCCTTTTGTAAAACAATCATTAAAATCTAAACAAAAGGATGTGAAGGTACATGTCACAAATTAA
- the thrB gene encoding homoserine kinase, with product MKQFDITIPASSANMGPGFDSAGLALNRFLTLHVTEQDNWEIEHHSHLLPSFTNYHDHFIYQIAKQTAQRHQKALPGCKVIVDSGIPLARGLGSSASAALAGIELANQLCGLGLTSEQKLEYGTDIEGHPDNVASALFGGIVVTATTQNNKVEYVQIPTLDLDVVVYIPNVELKTETARQLLPSNLTRKSATTASAISNLMLASLLSGNFHLAGKMMESDLFHEPYRADLIPNYHSIKQEAKKVNAYGTVISGAGPTMISFVPKGEGTMISKHMTAKLSDYEVVALKIDQNGLQINQITPV from the coding sequence ATGAAACAGTTCGATATCACAATCCCAGCGAGTTCAGCAAATATGGGCCCGGGATTTGATTCTGCAGGACTTGCATTAAATCGTTTTTTGACGTTGCATGTAACAGAACAGGATAATTGGGAGATTGAGCACCACTCCCACCTTTTGCCTTCTTTTACTAATTATCACGATCATTTTATTTATCAGATTGCAAAACAAACTGCACAACGTCATCAGAAAGCTCTACCTGGTTGTAAAGTAATTGTCGATAGTGGGATTCCATTAGCACGGGGACTTGGTAGTAGTGCTTCTGCTGCGCTAGCAGGAATTGAACTGGCGAATCAACTATGTGGTCTGGGTTTAACTAGCGAACAAAAGCTAGAGTATGGAACCGACATCGAAGGGCATCCAGATAATGTGGCGTCTGCATTATTCGGAGGAATTGTGGTTACAGCTACAACACAGAACAACAAGGTTGAATATGTGCAAATACCAACTCTCGATTTAGATGTTGTAGTTTATATTCCAAACGTGGAACTAAAAACGGAAACAGCGCGGCAGTTACTTCCGTCTAATTTAACTAGAAAAAGTGCAACTACTGCAAGTGCAATTAGTAACCTAATGCTTGCCTCCCTTTTATCTGGAAATTTTCATTTAGCCGGAAAAATGATGGAAAGTGATTTATTTCATGAACCATACCGTGCAGATCTTATCCCGAACTACCATTCCATAAAGCAGGAAGCTAAAAAAGTGAATGCCTATGGAACTGTTATAAGCGGGGCCGGTCCAACAATGATTTCCTTTGTACCAAAAGGAGAAGGAACGATGATATCGAAGCACATGACAGCTAAACTTTCTGATTACGAGGTTGTTGCGTTAAAAATAGATCAAAACGGTTTACAGATTAACCAAATAACTCCAGTTTAA
- the thrC gene encoding threonine synthase gives MNWQGIIKQYGSYLPITTETPALTLHEGNTPLIHFSHLSEQLGVELYGKVEGANPTGSFKDRGMVMAVAKAVEAGSKSVICASTGNTSASAAAYAAKAGIRAIIVIPKGKVALGKLAQAKMYGAEIVEIDGNFDDALKMVRKLSEKTAVTLVNSVNPYRLEGQKTAAFEVCEQLGSAPDILAIPVGNAGNISAYWKGFKEYHDEKSTGLPKMFGFEAEGAAAIVKNKIIPNPETVATAIRIGNPASWDFAVAARDESGGKINFVTDNEITDAFKLLARKEGIFAEPGSCASIAGVIQQCKEGSITPGNKVVAVLTGNGLKDPQTAIDQVTVEPVSLPNDEEKVMAYIADMVAT, from the coding sequence TATGGATCATATTTACCTATAACAACAGAAACACCTGCTTTAACCCTTCATGAGGGAAATACACCATTAATACACTTTTCGCACTTATCTGAACAACTAGGTGTGGAACTATATGGCAAAGTGGAAGGAGCAAACCCGACAGGCTCTTTCAAAGATCGAGGAATGGTAATGGCTGTTGCAAAGGCAGTGGAAGCAGGGAGTAAATCTGTTATTTGTGCATCTACTGGGAACACATCAGCCTCTGCTGCAGCATATGCCGCCAAAGCAGGGATACGTGCGATTATTGTAATTCCAAAGGGGAAAGTAGCACTTGGAAAACTTGCACAAGCAAAAATGTATGGTGCTGAAATCGTAGAAATTGATGGAAATTTTGATGATGCATTGAAAATGGTACGAAAGTTAAGTGAAAAAACTGCAGTTACACTCGTTAACTCGGTGAATCCTTACCGGTTGGAAGGGCAAAAAACGGCTGCCTTTGAAGTGTGTGAACAACTTGGTTCTGCACCCGATATCCTTGCTATTCCAGTTGGTAATGCAGGTAATATCAGTGCCTACTGGAAAGGATTTAAGGAGTATCATGATGAAAAGTCAACAGGTCTGCCAAAAATGTTCGGATTTGAAGCGGAAGGTGCAGCGGCGATTGTGAAAAATAAAATTATCCCTAATCCGGAAACAGTAGCTACAGCCATTCGAATCGGGAATCCAGCAAGCTGGGATTTTGCAGTTGCCGCAAGGGATGAATCTGGTGGGAAAATTAATTTTGTAACAGATAATGAAATTACAGATGCATTTAAACTTCTGGCACGTAAAGAAGGAATTTTTGCAGAGCCAGGATCTTGTGCCTCCATTGCAGGAGTTATCCAACAATGTAAGGAGGGGTCTATTACACCAGGAAATAAAGTGGTTGCTGTTTTGACTGGAAATGGGTTGAAAGATCCACAGACAGCGATCGATCAAGTAACTGTAGAACCAGTGTCACTTCCAAATGATGAAGAAAAAGTTATGGCTTATATAGCAGATATGGTGGCGACATGA